A single region of the Phycisphaerae bacterium RAS1 genome encodes:
- the fliD gene encoding Flagellar hook-associated protein 2, protein MGSLFSGTGLISGLNISSLVDQLIAIDARPRELLTQRSGRVDAQRAAYLDISARISSLLSRVALLTKSSTFRATSASSSSSDVLTVTAGENSLPATHRFLVRSLASTHQLVSGGVSSDSSPLAAGTITLESAQARVDRSTQLAELNGGRGVQRGSFKITDRSGREATVSIVDALTVSDVIGRINAAGVGVRAAVRGDGLVLTDSSGGTGTLRISDAIGGRAAADLGFGSTNNAVSGSELRGGAIQYLAGSTALSLLNDGNGVGHGPGGADFRIATATSNFTVDLSGILTHETRLARLNRGAGVNLGVVRLTTHDGRATEVDLTRATTIQEVADRLQTVSGVTVTVSGDGLIVSDSTTAPEGLTGLLKIEDVSGYAARDLGISGNTSEAKIDGRDVLRVDTVADVLSAINYATGNSGTIVAELAPDGGRLVLRDTSGGQIRLMSEGGSRALFDLGFNEEGINGATVSGRRLLGGLNTVLLDSLNGGSGVTRGVIQISANRAVVDVDLSDAETLEDALEKIRTAAGSASLGVDVNHDANGTRLVFTNTANPGAELAISDLSGNFASTFGLARSGATLRSDDMQRRYISETTLLSQLNGGRGATPGKLKITNSAGQIFAVDLAQEGVKNLRDVIDALNGLQGGFTARINDTGDGLQIDDTLHAGLDLKIEDDGGAAARDLNIAGAAQNGVINGSFEYRIALSGNETLTDLAARVNATSLATANIFNDGTAFSPFRLNIASRTSGKAGEMLIDSGATGLDFSTLARASDAAVIVGGSADAGVLVTGSSNILTNVVDGLTLNLLGVSDSPVTVQVSQNDETLLSTFRSLITDFNSAIARIQELSDYNAETETSGVLLGESLPQIIESRLFRLFTGRIPGATGALTRYAQLGLKVASGGKLELDEQKLKNAIAADPDGVRRLFTDATNGVAPKLKKELESIAGTDGLLKREENALEDRKQLFTDRIERINELLARKRERLLRQFQAMESSLAQLQSQQSSLGSLASLATSATQQTRQ, encoded by the coding sequence GTGGGCAGCCTGTTTTCCGGCACCGGCCTCATCTCGGGCCTCAATATCTCGTCGCTGGTCGACCAACTAATCGCCATCGACGCCCGCCCGCGCGAGCTGCTCACGCAGCGCTCCGGCCGGGTCGACGCGCAGCGAGCCGCCTACCTGGATATCTCTGCGCGGATCAGCTCGCTCCTTTCGCGCGTCGCGCTGCTCACCAAATCGAGCACTTTCCGCGCTACCAGCGCGTCTTCGTCCAGCAGCGACGTGCTCACCGTCACGGCCGGCGAAAACTCCCTGCCCGCTACGCACCGTTTCCTGGTGCGCTCGCTGGCCTCGACGCACCAGCTCGTCAGCGGCGGCGTCAGCAGCGACAGCTCCCCGCTTGCCGCCGGCACCATCACGCTCGAGTCCGCCCAGGCGCGCGTCGACCGTTCCACCCAGCTCGCGGAGCTGAACGGCGGCCGCGGCGTGCAGCGCGGCTCCTTTAAGATCACCGACAGAAGTGGGCGCGAAGCGACCGTCAGCATCGTCGACGCCCTCACCGTCAGCGACGTGATCGGCCGCATCAACGCCGCCGGCGTCGGCGTCCGCGCCGCCGTCCGCGGCGACGGGTTGGTTCTGACCGATTCCTCCGGCGGCACGGGCACGCTGCGCATCAGCGACGCGATCGGCGGGCGCGCGGCGGCGGACCTGGGGTTCGGCTCAACCAACAACGCCGTCAGCGGCAGCGAGCTGCGCGGCGGGGCCATTCAATACCTGGCCGGCTCCACGGCGCTATCGCTGCTCAACGACGGCAATGGCGTCGGCCATGGCCCAGGCGGGGCGGATTTCCGCATCGCGACGGCGACCAGCAACTTCACGGTTGATCTGAGCGGAATCCTGACGCACGAGACGCGCCTGGCGCGGCTGAATCGCGGGGCGGGCGTCAACCTCGGCGTCGTACGCCTGACGACCCACGACGGCCGCGCCACCGAGGTGGACCTGACGCGCGCGACCACGATTCAGGAGGTCGCCGACCGGCTGCAAACGGTCAGCGGCGTCACCGTGACGGTGTCGGGCGACGGACTGATCGTCAGCGACTCGACCACGGCGCCGGAGGGGCTGACCGGCCTGCTGAAGATCGAGGATGTCAGCGGCTATGCCGCCCGCGATCTGGGCATCAGCGGTAACACGAGCGAAGCGAAGATCGACGGCCGCGACGTGCTGCGTGTGGACACGGTCGCCGACGTGCTGAGCGCCATCAACTACGCCACCGGCAACTCAGGGACAATCGTCGCCGAGCTGGCGCCGGACGGCGGGCGGCTGGTGCTGCGCGACACGAGCGGCGGACAGATTCGGCTGATGAGCGAGGGCGGATCGCGGGCGCTCTTTGACCTGGGATTCAACGAAGAGGGCATCAACGGCGCGACCGTCAGCGGCCGGCGGCTGCTGGGCGGACTCAACACGGTGCTGCTCGACTCGCTCAACGGCGGCAGCGGCGTGACGCGCGGCGTGATTCAGATCAGCGCCAACCGGGCGGTGGTCGACGTCGATCTGTCCGACGCGGAGACGCTGGAGGACGCGCTGGAAAAGATCCGCACCGCCGCCGGCAGCGCCTCGCTCGGCGTCGACGTCAACCATGACGCCAACGGCACGCGTCTGGTCTTCACCAACACGGCCAACCCGGGCGCCGAGCTGGCCATCAGCGACCTGAGCGGCAATTTCGCCTCGACGTTCGGCCTGGCCCGCAGCGGCGCGACCCTGCGCAGCGACGACATGCAGCGGCGCTACATCTCGGAGACGACGCTGCTCTCGCAACTCAACGGCGGCCGCGGCGCGACGCCCGGCAAGCTGAAAATCACCAACTCCGCGGGGCAGATTTTCGCCGTGGATCTGGCGCAGGAGGGGGTCAAGAACCTGCGCGACGTGATCGACGCCTTGAATGGCCTGCAAGGCGGGTTCACCGCCCGGATCAATGACACCGGCGACGGACTCCAGATCGACGACACGCTGCACGCCGGGCTCGACCTGAAGATCGAAGACGATGGCGGCGCCGCCGCCCGCGACCTGAACATCGCCGGCGCGGCTCAGAACGGCGTCATCAACGGTTCATTCGAGTATCGCATCGCGCTGTCGGGCAACGAGACGCTCACCGACCTGGCGGCCCGCGTGAACGCCACCTCGCTCGCGACCGCCAACATCTTCAACGACGGCACGGCCTTTTCGCCCTTCCGGCTGAACATCGCCTCGCGCACCAGCGGAAAGGCGGGCGAGATGCTGATCGACAGCGGCGCCACCGGGCTGGATTTCTCGACGCTGGCCCGCGCCTCGGACGCGGCGGTGATCGTCGGCGGTTCGGCGGACGCGGGCGTGCTGGTGACCGGCTCCAGCAACATCCTGACCAACGTCGTCGACGGGCTGACGCTGAATCTGCTCGGCGTCAGTGATTCGCCCGTCACGGTGCAGGTCAGCCAGAACGACGAAACGCTGCTTTCGACGTTCCGCTCGCTGATCACCGACTTCAACAGCGCGATCGCGCGTATCCAGGAACTTTCGGATTACAACGCCGAGACCGAAACCAGCGGCGTGCTGCTGGGCGAGAGCCTGCCGCAGATCATCGAGTCGCGGCTCTTCAGGCTCTTCACCGGGCGAATTCCCGGTGCGACCGGCGCGCTGACGCGCTACGCCCAACTCGGCCTGAAAGTAGCCTCCGGCGGAAAGCTGGAGCTGGATGAGCAGAAGCTCAAGAACGCCATCGCGGCAGACCCGGACGGCGTGCGGCGGCTCTTCACTGACGCCACCAACGGTGTGGCGCCAAAGCTGAAGAAGGAGCTGGAATCCATCGCCGGCACGGACGGACTGCTCAAGCGCGAGGAGAACGCCCTGGAAGACCGCAAGCAGCTCTTCACCGACCGCATCGAGCGGATCAATGAGCTGCTGGCGCGAAAACGGGAGCGGCTGCTGCGGCAATTCCAGGCGATGGAGTCTTCGCTGGCCCAGCTTCAGTCGCAGCAGTCCTCGCTCGGCTCGCTGGCGTCCCTGGCGACAAGCGCGACCCAGCAAACGAGACAGTAA